The Saccharothrix variisporea genome has a segment encoding these proteins:
- a CDS encoding alpha/beta hydrolase, with protein sequence MKFGSRTLVVALALGTAVSGLTATGSASAQEAQAQGAPIQWGKCADDVLAEIPAAQRERVSCANHPVPLDHRKPRGEKITIALMKAPATDQANKVGSLFINPGGPGGAGLIYSAYGSSFFQPEIMKRFDLIGFDPRGVGRSTPLRCFKTQEEADAVFNRMSSVPVTRTEIRDTMDATKDYTDSCARVAGPLLDHMSTEDVARDLDLLRQGVGDRDLTYVGFSYGTLLGATYANLFPQRSRALVLDGNVDPALRTSNGAEYDRQRAQGFELALDAFLKRCDAEGDKCAYSDGNPRAKFDEVRDALRKAPITLPSGTVVTYSGYIGRVTGDLYAPTRFKALATWLQSIYAVLHPSAALTVQAEPELEKPLANKHGLADVRAGLADAEYLSDDSYYGVNCTDKPFVRIPELFPYVAAKWERESPTFGRQQAASDLLTCASWPVPRPDRYAGPWNKRTKNPVVVVGNYYDPATQYKFSQRMTRELGNAVLLSVDSFGHCILGDSAGADTAVTDYLVNLKTPAPGQVFQPNVQPF encoded by the coding sequence GTGAAGTTTGGTAGTAGAACGCTGGTCGTCGCGCTGGCCCTGGGGACCGCGGTCTCCGGCCTCACGGCGACCGGATCCGCCTCCGCACAGGAAGCCCAAGCGCAGGGCGCCCCGATCCAGTGGGGCAAGTGCGCGGACGACGTGCTGGCCGAGATCCCCGCCGCCCAGCGCGAGCGGGTCAGCTGCGCCAACCACCCCGTGCCACTGGACCACCGCAAGCCGCGCGGCGAGAAGATCACCATCGCGCTGATGAAGGCCCCGGCGACCGACCAGGCCAACAAGGTCGGCTCGCTGTTCATCAACCCCGGCGGGCCGGGCGGCGCCGGGCTCATCTACTCCGCGTACGGCAGCTCGTTCTTCCAGCCGGAGATCATGAAGCGGTTCGACCTCATCGGGTTCGACCCGCGCGGGGTGGGCCGCAGCACGCCGCTGCGGTGCTTCAAGACCCAGGAAGAGGCGGACGCGGTCTTCAACCGCATGTCGTCGGTCCCGGTCACCCGCACCGAGATCCGCGACACCATGGACGCCACCAAGGACTACACCGACTCGTGCGCGAGGGTCGCCGGTCCGCTGCTGGACCACATGTCGACCGAGGACGTGGCGCGTGACCTGGACCTGCTCCGCCAGGGCGTGGGCGACCGCGACCTGACCTACGTCGGGTTCTCCTACGGCACGCTGCTCGGCGCGACCTACGCGAACCTGTTCCCGCAGCGCTCCCGCGCGCTGGTGCTGGACGGCAACGTGGACCCGGCGCTGCGCACCTCCAACGGCGCGGAGTACGACCGGCAGCGCGCGCAGGGCTTCGAGCTGGCCCTGGACGCGTTCCTCAAGCGCTGCGACGCCGAGGGCGACAAGTGCGCGTACAGCGACGGCAACCCGCGGGCCAAGTTCGACGAGGTGCGCGACGCGCTGCGCAAGGCCCCGATCACGCTGCCCTCGGGCACGGTCGTGACCTACTCCGGCTACATCGGCCGGGTCACCGGCGACCTGTACGCGCCGACCCGGTTCAAGGCGCTGGCCACCTGGTTGCAGTCGATCTACGCCGTGCTGCACCCGAGCGCGGCGCTGACCGTGCAGGCGGAGCCGGAGCTGGAGAAGCCGTTGGCCAACAAGCACGGCCTGGCCGACGTGCGCGCGGGGCTGGCCGACGCCGAGTATCTGTCCGACGACTCGTACTACGGCGTGAACTGCACGGACAAGCCGTTCGTGCGCATCCCGGAGCTGTTCCCGTACGTGGCGGCGAAGTGGGAGCGCGAGTCGCCCACCTTCGGCCGCCAGCAGGCCGCGTCCGACCTGCTGACCTGCGCCTCGTGGCCCGTGCCGCGCCCGGACCGCTACGCCGGGCCGTGGAACAAGCGCACCAAGAACCCGGTCGTCGTGGTCGGCAACTACTACGACCCGGCGACGCAGTACAAGTTCTCCCAGCGCATGACCCGTGAGCTCGGCAACGCCGTGCTGCTGAGCGTGGACTCCTTCGGGCACTGCATCCTGGGTGACAGCGCGGGTGCGGACACCGCGGTGACCGACTACCTGGTGAACCTCAAGACGCCGGCGCCCGGGCAGGTCTTCCAGCCCAACGTCCAGCCGTTCTAA
- the egtD gene encoding L-histidine N(alpha)-methyltransferase, whose amino-acid sequence MTEPVLDVHLTPEEAAVALRAEAKAGLTATPKWLSPKWFYDAVGSDLFEEITRLPEYYPTRAEREILVARAAEIAATTGAHALVELGSGSSEKTRLLLDALRDHGTLNEFVPLDVSVSALTDAARQILADYPGLKVHGVVGDFTEHLGLLPGASPRLVAFLGGTIGNLIPEERDKFFASVRDVLEPGEWLLLGTDLVKDPEVLVRAYDDARGVTAEFNRNVLRVLNRDLGANFVPEQFRHIALWNAEEEWIEMRLRADRAATVRVEALDLDVEFAAGEELRTEVSAKFRREGVTRELAEAGFELHRWWTDEQGRFALSLSRAIG is encoded by the coding sequence ATGACCGAGCCAGTGCTGGACGTGCACCTGACCCCCGAGGAGGCCGCCGTCGCCCTCCGGGCGGAGGCGAAGGCGGGCCTGACCGCGACGCCGAAGTGGCTGTCCCCGAAGTGGTTCTACGACGCGGTCGGCAGCGACCTGTTCGAGGAGATCACCCGCCTGCCCGAGTACTACCCGACCCGGGCCGAGCGCGAGATCCTGGTGGCCCGCGCCGCCGAGATCGCCGCGACGACCGGCGCCCACGCCCTGGTCGAACTGGGTTCGGGCTCCTCGGAGAAGACCCGCCTGCTCCTGGACGCCTTGCGCGACCACGGGACGTTGAACGAGTTCGTGCCGCTGGACGTGTCGGTGTCCGCCCTGACCGACGCGGCCCGGCAGATCCTGGCCGACTACCCGGGCCTGAAGGTGCACGGCGTGGTCGGCGACTTCACCGAACACCTGGGCCTGCTCCCGGGCGCGTCACCGCGGTTGGTGGCGTTCCTCGGCGGCACCATCGGCAACCTCATCCCGGAGGAGCGCGACAAGTTCTTCGCCTCCGTGCGGGACGTGCTGGAGCCGGGGGAGTGGCTGCTGCTGGGCACCGACCTGGTGAAGGACCCCGAAGTCCTGGTCCGCGCCTACGACGACGCCCGCGGGGTGACGGCGGAGTTCAACCGGAACGTGCTGCGCGTGCTCAACCGGGACCTGGGCGCGAACTTCGTCCCGGAACAGTTCCGGCACATCGCCCTGTGGAACGCGGAGGAGGAGTGGATCGAGATGCGCCTGCGCGCGGACCGCGCGGCCACGGTCCGGGTGGAGGCGCTGGACCTGGACGTCGAGTTCGCGGCGGGCGAGGAGCTGCGCACGGAGGTGTCGGCGAAGTTCCGGCGGGAGGGCGTGACCCGGGAGCTGGCCGAGGCGGGCTTCGAACTGCACCGCTGGTGGACCGACGAGCAGGGCCGGTTCGCGCTGTCCCTCTCCCGAGCCATCGGCTGA
- the egtC gene encoding ergothioneine biosynthesis protein EgtC: MCRHLGYLGPAVPIASLVHDPPHSLMRQSYAPRDMRGGGTVNVDGYGVGWYPTPGQAVRYRRVGTLWSDANLAQLSRITSSGAILAAVRSATVGMPIVETACAPFTDGQWLFSHNGRVTDWPGSVADLAGTLPTTDLLTLDAPTDSALLWALLRSRLATTPPARAVADVVAEVAAAAPGSRLNLLLTNGSVLVGTTWTHSLWVRRADDAVTVSSEPLDDDPRWREVPEGHVVTADPSTVDVQPMGRR, from the coding sequence GTGTGCCGCCACCTGGGTTACCTCGGCCCCGCCGTGCCCATCGCGAGTCTCGTGCACGACCCGCCGCATTCGCTGATGCGCCAGTCGTACGCGCCGAGGGACATGCGCGGCGGCGGCACGGTGAACGTGGACGGCTACGGCGTCGGCTGGTACCCGACGCCGGGCCAGGCCGTCCGCTACCGCCGGGTCGGGACGCTGTGGTCGGACGCGAACCTGGCCCAGCTGAGCCGGATCACCTCCTCCGGCGCCATCCTGGCCGCCGTCCGCTCCGCCACGGTCGGCATGCCGATCGTGGAGACCGCCTGCGCGCCGTTCACCGACGGGCAGTGGCTGTTCAGCCACAACGGCCGCGTCACCGACTGGCCCGGTTCGGTCGCCGACCTGGCCGGGACCCTGCCCACCACCGACCTGCTGACCCTGGACGCGCCCACCGACTCCGCCCTGCTGTGGGCGTTGCTGAGGTCGCGCCTGGCCACCACCCCGCCCGCGCGAGCGGTGGCGGACGTGGTCGCCGAAGTGGCCGCCGCCGCCCCCGGCTCGCGGCTGAACCTGTTGCTCACCAACGGATCCGTGCTCGTCGGCACCACGTGGACCCACTCCCTGTGGGTCCGGCGCGCCGACGACGCGGTGACCGTGTCCTCGGAACCGCTCGACGACGACCCGCGCTGGCGGGAGGTGCCCGAGGGGCACGTCGTCACGGCCGATCCCTCCACTGTGGACGTTCAACCGATGGGACGACGATGA
- the egtB gene encoding ergothioneine biosynthesis protein EgtB, whose protein sequence is MTSQFTRGTEQVRDHVAAQLERARQRSKLLTDAVDDHDLVRQHSKLMSPLVWDLAHIGNQEELWLVRDVGGREPVRQDIDELYDAFKHARAVRPELPLLGPAEARRYVSQVREKVFDVLETSPLEGRRLVDGGFAFGMIVQHEQQHDETMLATHQLRVGPPVLDAPPPPRGGPVGPAEVLVPGGPFTMGTSTEAWALDNERPAHQAFTDPFFIDTTPVTNRAYAEFIAAGGYTDPRWWSEAGWAHVQKAGLVAPRFWERDGDQWYRTAFGVTAPLDPDQPVVHVCYYEAEAYAKWAGKRLPTEVEWEKAARFDPATGRSRRYPWGDEEPTEAHANLNQRHLSPAPVGAYPAGVSPLGVHQLIGDVWEWTSSDFHGYTGFEVFPYAEYSQVFFGPDYKVLRGGSFGSDQAAVRSTFRNWDYPIRRQIFAGFRCARDASPEELA, encoded by the coding sequence ATGACCAGCCAGTTCACCAGGGGGACCGAGCAGGTCCGCGACCACGTCGCCGCGCAGCTGGAACGGGCGCGGCAGCGCAGCAAGCTGCTCACCGACGCCGTCGACGACCACGACCTCGTGCGCCAGCACTCCAAGCTCATGTCGCCGCTGGTGTGGGACCTCGCCCACATCGGCAACCAGGAGGAGCTGTGGCTCGTCCGCGACGTCGGCGGGCGCGAGCCGGTGCGCCAGGACATCGACGAGCTGTACGACGCGTTCAAGCACGCCCGCGCGGTGCGCCCCGAGCTGCCGCTGCTGGGCCCGGCGGAGGCCCGCCGGTACGTGTCCCAGGTGCGGGAGAAGGTCTTCGACGTGCTGGAGACCAGCCCGCTGGAGGGCCGCCGGCTCGTGGACGGCGGGTTCGCGTTCGGCATGATCGTGCAGCACGAGCAGCAGCACGACGAGACCATGCTGGCCACCCACCAGCTGCGCGTCGGACCGCCGGTGCTGGACGCGCCGCCACCGCCGCGCGGCGGCCCGGTCGGGCCGGCCGAGGTGCTGGTGCCCGGCGGCCCGTTCACCATGGGCACGTCCACCGAGGCGTGGGCGCTGGACAACGAGCGCCCGGCGCACCAGGCGTTCACCGACCCGTTCTTCATCGACACGACCCCGGTCACCAACCGCGCCTACGCCGAGTTCATCGCCGCCGGCGGGTACACCGACCCGCGCTGGTGGTCCGAGGCCGGCTGGGCGCACGTCCAGAAGGCCGGTCTCGTCGCACCCCGCTTCTGGGAGCGCGACGGCGACCAGTGGTACCGCACGGCCTTCGGCGTGACCGCGCCGCTGGACCCGGACCAGCCGGTCGTCCACGTCTGCTACTACGAGGCCGAGGCGTACGCGAAGTGGGCGGGCAAGCGGCTGCCCACCGAGGTGGAGTGGGAGAAGGCGGCCCGCTTCGACCCGGCGACCGGCCGGTCCCGGCGCTACCCGTGGGGCGACGAGGAGCCGACCGAGGCCCACGCCAACCTCAACCAGCGGCACCTGTCCCCGGCGCCGGTCGGCGCGTACCCGGCGGGCGTGTCGCCGCTGGGCGTGCACCAGCTGATCGGTGACGTCTGGGAGTGGACCAGCTCGGACTTCCACGGCTACACCGGGTTCGAGGTGTTCCCGTACGCGGAGTACTCGCAGGTCTTCTTCGGGCCGGACTACAAGGTGCTGCGCGGCGGCTCGTTCGGCAGCGACCAGGCGGCGGTGCGCTCGACGTTCCGCAACTGGGACTACCCGATCCGGCGGCAGATCTTCGCGGGCTTCCGCTGCGCGCGCGACGCGAGTCCGGAAGAACTGGCCTGA
- a CDS encoding glutamate-cysteine ligase family protein — translation MTAVRNTPPAGPSPAVFRDRAEAEAYVASVCFKHGPPRLLGVEIEWTVHHREDHTKPVDATALAAALGKHAPPTLVPDSPQQPLPGGTPLTVEPGGQVEISTPPSTSLTELLKTVADDVDHLTRLLEPHGLVLGHRGADPHRPPRRVLQVPRYAAMEQAFAPRGPDGLTMMCSTAGLQVCLDFGLQEDLPARWAAVHALGPVLMALFANSPGVGGRRTEWASARMRSLYATDPVRTRPAAVCADPAAAWARRVVDSPVIVVRRPGPNWLPPHPLTFADWIDGALPTRPTTDDLDYHLTLQFPPVRPRGYLEVRYLDTPPDGQWLPPVVLMAALFSDRSVVDGVLAATETAANRWLAAARHGLDDPVLARAARDVVELGCAALHRTDLSVGQTDAIAELLHRQLAEKTGGGRS, via the coding sequence GTGACTGCTGTCCGTAACACCCCGCCCGCGGGGCCGAGCCCGGCGGTGTTCCGGGACCGAGCGGAGGCCGAGGCCTACGTGGCTTCGGTCTGCTTCAAGCACGGGCCTCCGAGGCTGCTCGGAGTCGAGATCGAATGGACCGTCCACCACCGAGAAGACCACACCAAGCCCGTCGACGCGACCGCACTCGCCGCCGCTCTGGGCAAGCACGCGCCTCCCACGCTCGTCCCCGACAGCCCCCAGCAGCCGCTTCCCGGCGGCACACCGCTCACGGTCGAGCCGGGCGGCCAGGTCGAGATCTCCACCCCGCCGAGCACCTCGCTCACCGAGCTGCTCAAGACCGTCGCGGACGACGTCGACCACCTCACCCGCCTGCTGGAGCCCCACGGCCTCGTCCTCGGGCACCGCGGCGCCGATCCCCACCGACCACCGCGCCGGGTGCTCCAAGTGCCCCGGTACGCGGCCATGGAACAGGCCTTCGCGCCACGCGGTCCCGACGGCCTCACGATGATGTGCAGCACGGCCGGGCTCCAGGTGTGCCTGGACTTCGGTCTCCAAGAAGACCTGCCCGCGCGCTGGGCCGCCGTGCACGCGCTGGGTCCCGTGCTGATGGCGTTGTTCGCCAACTCGCCCGGCGTCGGCGGCCGGCGCACCGAGTGGGCCAGCGCCCGCATGCGCAGCCTCTACGCGACCGACCCCGTCCGCACCCGGCCGGCGGCGGTGTGCGCCGACCCGGCGGCGGCGTGGGCGCGGCGCGTGGTGGACTCGCCGGTGATCGTGGTGCGCAGACCGGGGCCGAACTGGCTGCCGCCGCACCCGCTCACCTTCGCCGACTGGATCGACGGCGCCCTGCCGACCCGACCGACCACCGACGACCTCGACTACCACCTGACGCTCCAGTTCCCGCCGGTGCGCCCGCGCGGCTACCTGGAGGTCCGCTACCTCGACACACCGCCGGACGGGCAGTGGCTGCCGCCGGTGGTGCTGATGGCCGCGCTGTTCAGCGACCGGTCCGTGGTGGACGGCGTCCTCGCGGCCACCGAGACCGCCGCCAACCGCTGGCTCGCCGCCGCCCGCCACGGCCTGGACGACCCGGTCCTGGCCCGTGCCGCGCGGGACGTGGTCGAGCTGGGCTGCGCGGCGCTGCACCGCACGGACCTGTCCGTCGGCCAGACCGACGCGATCGCAGAACTCCTGCACCGACAGCTCGCTGAGAAGACCGGAGGGGGCCGATCATGA
- a CDS encoding PQQ-dependent sugar dehydrogenase — MRTVAAVCTAIVLVTAATAHAAGTPEPGPVTTVLGATDIPWGLAFLPDGSALVTERETSSVYRLTGSGTRTDLGKVPGTQVTGGEGGVLGLEVSPTFATDRHVFVYHTASSGNQVVRATLAGNTLTGWTTLLSGVPKNRYHNGGRLRFSPDGRYLFISTGDAQNGANAQDLGTNAGKVLRIHPDGSIPADNPFPGKAVWSYGHRNVQGLDFDSKGRLWASEFGASSQDEVNLIEKGGNYGWPACEGTSGSCAGTVPPKTTWPTSSASPSGLTIVDDHVFVATTVGRRVYRLRIDASANLVDQRTYFEGAYGRLRTVEVDRDGDIWLTTTTDRDGTPNNDRVLHVDVVYSTE; from the coding sequence ATGCGGACAGTGGCAGCCGTGTGCACGGCGATCGTCCTGGTCACCGCGGCGACCGCGCACGCGGCCGGCACTCCCGAGCCCGGCCCGGTCACGACCGTCCTGGGCGCCACCGACATCCCGTGGGGCCTGGCGTTCCTGCCGGACGGGAGCGCGCTGGTCACCGAACGCGAGACCTCCTCCGTCTACCGGCTCACCGGATCGGGCACCCGCACCGACCTCGGCAAGGTCCCGGGCACGCAGGTCACCGGCGGTGAGGGCGGGGTGCTGGGGCTGGAGGTGTCGCCGACGTTCGCCACCGACCGGCACGTGTTCGTCTACCACACGGCGTCCTCGGGCAACCAGGTCGTGCGGGCCACCCTCGCCGGCAACACCCTCACCGGCTGGACGACCCTGCTGTCGGGCGTGCCCAAGAACCGCTACCACAACGGCGGTCGGCTGCGGTTCAGCCCGGACGGCCGGTACCTGTTCATCTCCACCGGCGACGCGCAGAACGGCGCCAACGCCCAGGACCTCGGCACCAACGCGGGCAAGGTCCTGCGCATCCACCCCGACGGCTCGATCCCGGCGGACAACCCGTTCCCGGGCAAGGCCGTCTGGAGTTACGGCCACCGCAACGTGCAGGGCCTGGACTTCGACTCGAAGGGCCGGCTGTGGGCGTCGGAGTTCGGCGCCTCCAGCCAGGACGAGGTCAACCTGATCGAGAAGGGCGGCAACTACGGCTGGCCCGCGTGCGAGGGCACGTCCGGTTCGTGCGCGGGCACGGTGCCGCCGAAGACGACGTGGCCCACCTCCAGCGCCTCGCCCAGCGGGCTGACCATCGTCGACGACCACGTCTTCGTGGCCACGACGGTCGGCCGGCGGGTGTACCGGCTGCGGATCGACGCGTCGGCGAACCTGGTGGACCAGCGGACGTACTTCGAGGGCGCGTACGGGCGGCTGCGGACGGTGGAGGTGGACCGGGACGGCGACATCTGGCTCACCACGACCACGGACCGGGACGGCACGCCGAACAACGACCGGGTGCTGCACGTGGACGTCGTGTACTCGACCGAGTGA
- a CDS encoding DUF5753 domain-containing protein translates to MKDISRFARLGRRSTEGDVRRGIDLIDLVRLAHYDLADPDGPDALRAAERRATRIVAYDTLAVPALLQTPEYARLLGNDPGRADVLHRHLPPASEFFVHETVLHAWAGDQEVLDDQLAALARRDDVRLVPFTAGCRPELRHSFTLLTFAVGGPAVHAETLSERVDVVARFQAVVEVLRWCALDVEESRRVFASPCEAAR, encoded by the coding sequence ATGAAGGACATCAGCCGGTTCGCGCGATTGGGCCGCCGCTCGACCGAGGGGGACGTGCGGCGCGGGATCGACCTGATCGACCTCGTCCGGCTCGCCCACTACGACCTCGCCGACCCCGACGGGCCGGACGCGTTGCGCGCCGCCGAACGCCGGGCCACCCGGATCGTCGCCTACGACACCCTGGCGGTGCCCGCACTGCTCCAGACACCGGAGTACGCGCGGTTGCTGGGCAACGACCCGGGCCGCGCCGACGTGCTGCACCGCCACCTGCCGCCCGCGAGCGAGTTCTTCGTGCACGAGACCGTGCTGCACGCGTGGGCGGGCGACCAGGAGGTGCTCGACGACCAGTTGGCGGCGCTGGCGCGGCGCGACGACGTGCGGCTGGTGCCGTTCACCGCCGGGTGCCGTCCGGAGCTGCGGCACTCGTTCACCCTGCTGACCTTCGCGGTCGGCGGTCCGGCGGTGCACGCGGAGACGTTGTCCGAGCGGGTGGACGTCGTGGCGCGGTTCCAGGCGGTGGTCGAGGTGCTGCGGTGGTGCGCGCTGGACGTCGAGGAGTCCCGGCGCGTGTTCGCGAGTCCGTGCGAGGCGGCGAGGTAG
- a CDS encoding TetR/AcrR family transcriptional regulator, producing MPRVSQDHLDARRRQILDGARACFARYGYEGATVRRLEEATGLSRGAIFHHFRDKESLFLALAEDDALRMADVVAQQGLVQVMRDLLSAPEPDAEHPADWLGTRLEVSRRLRTDPEFRGRWAERSRQLTDATRQRLVRQREAGNLRDDVDIDVLTSFLELVLEGLVSHLAMGLPADDLEPVLDLVEESVRRHRRSGS from the coding sequence GTGCCCAGGGTGAGCCAGGACCACCTCGATGCCCGCCGCCGCCAGATCCTGGACGGCGCTCGTGCGTGTTTCGCGCGCTACGGCTACGAAGGTGCCACCGTACGCCGTCTGGAAGAGGCTACCGGTCTGTCCAGGGGAGCGATCTTCCACCACTTCCGCGACAAGGAGTCCCTCTTCCTCGCGCTGGCCGAGGACGACGCGCTGCGCATGGCCGACGTGGTGGCCCAGCAAGGTCTCGTGCAGGTGATGCGCGACCTGCTGTCCGCGCCCGAACCCGACGCCGAGCACCCGGCCGACTGGTTGGGCACCCGGCTGGAGGTGTCGCGCCGGCTGCGCACGGACCCCGAGTTCCGGGGCCGGTGGGCCGAGCGGTCGCGGCAGCTCACCGACGCCACCCGGCAGCGCCTCGTGCGGCAGCGGGAGGCGGGCAACCTGCGCGACGACGTGGACATCGACGTGCTGACGTCGTTCCTGGAGCTGGTGCTGGAAGGGCTGGTGTCGCACCTGGCGATGGGCCTGCCCGCCGACGACCTGGAGCCCGTGCTGGACCTGGTCGAGGAGTCGGTCCGCCGGCACCGCCGTTCGGGGTCGTGA
- a CDS encoding MFS transporter encodes MSVFGQHGVARYLLSAGLARFADEMVGVSVVLLVLARTGSSVLAGMVVAAYTIPSILSGPFLGAWLDRTRRPVLALAGNQFVLAVVACGLVVVSAPWAFVGLACLAGVTLPMTSGGFTSLVPRLASDVRRLTSYDALLFNFASIGGPALSGVLVAVWGPVSAVLVLAGLALLGGLCTLTLRVPTTGGAHSSLLGAMRSGLRHLVTTPPLRGATLASVVAYGSIGMLAPTLPVHVVSLGYGEGFTGVVWAVLEVGCVVGLLALRRFLPRWRPERVVFGAVASFGVAVAWWPLASGVPVLVGLVLVAGFAQGPTLTSLITARQVYTPAELLGQVSTTGASLKLGGFAIGAAVGGVLVVRTGPSTVILLVAGVHLLAAALGVLAARASQAVRVTP; translated from the coding sequence GTGAGCGTCTTCGGGCAGCACGGGGTCGCCCGGTACCTGCTGTCGGCGGGGCTGGCGCGGTTCGCCGACGAGATGGTCGGGGTGTCCGTGGTGCTGCTCGTGTTGGCGCGCACGGGGTCTTCGGTGTTGGCGGGCATGGTCGTCGCGGCCTACACGATCCCTTCGATCCTGTCCGGACCGTTCTTGGGGGCGTGGCTGGACCGGACGCGGCGGCCGGTGCTCGCGTTGGCGGGCAACCAGTTCGTGCTCGCGGTGGTCGCTTGTGGGCTGGTGGTGGTGTCGGCCCCGTGGGCGTTCGTCGGGTTGGCGTGCCTGGCGGGGGTCACGTTGCCGATGACCAGCGGCGGGTTCACCAGCCTGGTGCCGCGGTTGGCGTCCGACGTGCGGCGGTTGACGTCCTACGACGCCCTGCTGTTCAACTTCGCTTCGATCGGCGGGCCGGCGTTGTCCGGGGTGCTCGTGGCGGTGTGGGGCCCGGTGTCGGCGGTGCTGGTGCTGGCGGGTTTGGCCCTGCTGGGCGGTTTGTGCACGTTGACGTTGCGGGTGCCGACGACCGGTGGTGCGCACTCGTCGTTGCTGGGCGCGATGCGCAGCGGGCTGCGGCACCTCGTCACCACTCCCCCGCTGCGCGGCGCGACGCTGGCGTCGGTGGTGGCGTACGGGTCGATCGGGATGCTCGCGCCGACGCTGCCGGTGCACGTGGTGTCGCTCGGGTACGGCGAGGGCTTCACCGGGGTGGTGTGGGCGGTGCTGGAGGTCGGGTGCGTGGTCGGGCTGCTGGCGCTGCGCCGGTTCCTGCCGCGGTGGCGGCCCGAGCGGGTGGTGTTCGGCGCGGTCGCGTCGTTCGGGGTCGCGGTGGCGTGGTGGCCCCTCGCGTCGGGCGTGCCGGTGCTGGTGGGGTTGGTGCTCGTGGCGGGGTTCGCGCAAGGGCCGACGTTGACCTCGCTCATCACCGCCCGGCAGGTCTACACGCCGGCGGAATTGCTGGGGCAGGTGTCCACCACCGGGGCGAGCCTCAAGCTGGGCGGGTTCGCGATCGGTGCGGCGGTCGGCGGTGTGCTCGTCGTCCGGACGGGCCCGTCGACGGTGATCTTGCTGGTCGCGGGCGTGCACCTGCTCGCGGCGGCGCTGGGCGTGCTCGCCGCCCGGGCGTCGCAAGCCGTTCGGGTGACCCCATAG
- a CDS encoding acyl-CoA thioesterase, which translates to MADPRPAAHVHRVRVRPVDCDRQGIVHASRYPVFFEAAMVETLRSLLGSYKELEKHGIDFVMAETSIRYLSPARFDDLLRIAVRVRTLGTTTLTVGFDADVDGTPVATGWNRYVSFGTPELRSTPIPDDFRRLFQPRRPTTRAAAPSTDRSSAPRSNTGSVGAGTVQRPGSAGRSPNR; encoded by the coding sequence ATGGCTGACCCGCGTCCTGCCGCACACGTGCACCGGGTGCGGGTGCGCCCGGTCGACTGCGACCGCCAGGGGATCGTGCACGCCTCCCGGTACCCGGTGTTCTTCGAGGCGGCGATGGTCGAGACGCTGCGCTCGCTGCTCGGCTCGTACAAGGAGCTGGAGAAGCACGGCATCGACTTCGTGATGGCCGAGACGTCGATCCGCTACCTCAGCCCCGCGCGGTTCGACGACCTGCTGCGCATCGCGGTGCGCGTCCGGACGCTCGGGACGACGACGCTGACCGTCGGCTTCGACGCGGACGTGGACGGCACCCCGGTCGCGACGGGCTGGAACCGGTACGTCTCCTTCGGCACCCCGGAGCTGCGCTCGACCCCCATCCCGGACGACTTCCGCCGCCTCTTCCAACCCCGCCGCCCGACCACCCGCGCCGCTGCCCCCTCCACCGACCGTTCGAGCGCGCCCCGGTCGAACACCGGCTCGGTCGGCGCGGGCACGGTCCAACGCCCCGGTTCGGCCGGACGCTCACCCAACCGCTAG